The Paenibacillus tianjinensis genome has a window encoding:
- a CDS encoding TetR/AcrR family transcriptional regulator, translating into MNSNSKRSVILTAASSVIRSQGVEKLTLEAVAKEAGVSKGGLLHHFPNKNALIQGLVEELTDCFVADVQDRAANAFEDKGKWSRAYTESVAFDIQEESGISTALTASLFSKPELLGKLQEQYALWQKDIENDGIDPVRSTIVRLAADGLWFSEMFSLGNLDAELREKVIQELLKMTN; encoded by the coding sequence ATGAACAGCAATTCGAAACGGTCTGTTATTTTGACAGCCGCTTCATCCGTCATTAGGAGCCAGGGGGTAGAGAAGCTTACCCTCGAAGCGGTGGCTAAGGAAGCGGGCGTGAGCAAAGGCGGACTGCTTCATCATTTTCCGAATAAAAATGCTTTAATTCAAGGGTTAGTCGAAGAACTGACGGATTGTTTTGTCGCCGATGTTCAGGATCGAGCCGCAAATGCTTTTGAAGATAAGGGAAAGTGGAGCAGGGCGTACACGGAATCGGTAGCTTTTGATATTCAGGAGGAGAGCGGGATCAGCACCGCGCTTACCGCGTCACTTTTCAGCAAGCCGGAGCTGCTCGGAAAACTGCAGGAACAGTATGCGCTGTGGCAAAAAGATATCGAGAATGACGGGATCGACCCTGTGCGGTCCACCATTGTAAGATTGGCTGCTGACGGCCTCTGGTTCTCCGAAATGTTCTCCTTGGGGAATCTGGACGCAGAGCTGCGCGAAAAAGTCATTCAGGAGCTGCTGAAAATGACGAATTAG
- a CDS encoding MarR family winged helix-turn-helix transcriptional regulator: MIVDEKQLNVDITTNFMKYNDLLTAFLKENILKGGSMFTSLNRGQGKILSILQQTPSISQKELVNQLDMRPQSASEMIKKLEKKGFIERYKSEEDQRVMMITLTKAGKVVLNQTGDFQPVFLNVLTMDEKQQFNRILEKLVSEIEPEVAKFRSKQ; the protein is encoded by the coding sequence ATGATTGTGGACGAAAAACAATTAAACGTCGATATAACCACGAATTTTATGAAATATAATGATTTACTTACGGCGTTCTTAAAAGAAAATATACTTAAAGGCGGCAGCATGTTTACCTCTTTAAATCGAGGGCAAGGGAAAATATTGAGTATCCTTCAGCAGACACCAAGTATTTCCCAAAAGGAATTAGTCAATCAATTGGATATGCGCCCGCAATCTGCTTCTGAAATGATTAAAAAGCTAGAGAAAAAGGGATTTATCGAGCGTTATAAATCTGAAGAGGATCAACGCGTGATGATGATTACGCTAACTAAAGCCGGCAAAGTAGTTTTAAATCAAACCGGAGATTTTCAGCCTGTATTTTTAAATGTTCTAACGATGGATGAAAAACAACAATTTAATCGAATTCTCGAAAAACTTGTATCCGAAATTGAACCCGAAGTCGCGAAATTTCGAAGCAAGCAATAG
- a CDS encoding helix-turn-helix domain-containing protein, with protein sequence MLPFSLVELPRNSDEFPLYPYSVGRHIQYHHVRPSGFPVHQIFLIRSGSGLFRDLTDGTETLLTPGMVFAYPPDRGHEYYPLSHEPWIVGFIGLLGSQSGSVLEGLRLLPSEPFLTGRFEECWEAIAEIWHTVDKHNAARLDEQTMQELSVTLYRLVLMLRRSEPGDNHANRPEAETVRNEALQKAVRLINEHFTEPLLIANLAAAVGYSVQHFQRLFLQEYGVTPHKYLQNLRLQRALQMITESPQRPVQDLALNVGMETNYFIRVFRKTYGCTPGVMRSRLSGERDIPLT encoded by the coding sequence ATGCTGCCCTTCTCCCTGGTGGAGCTGCCCCGCAATTCTGATGAATTCCCGCTCTATCCCTACTCGGTCGGCCGCCACATCCAGTACCATCACGTCCGTCCTTCCGGGTTCCCTGTGCATCAGATTTTCCTGATCCGCAGCGGCAGCGGGCTGTTCCGCGACCTTACTGACGGCACCGAGACACTGCTGACCCCCGGCATGGTCTTTGCCTATCCGCCAGACCGGGGGCATGAATATTATCCTCTGTCCCACGAGCCTTGGATTGTCGGGTTTATCGGCTTACTGGGCAGCCAGTCGGGATCTGTGCTTGAGGGGCTGCGCCTGCTGCCCTCCGAGCCCTTTCTTACCGGACGTTTCGAAGAATGCTGGGAGGCCATCGCGGAAATCTGGCATACCGTGGACAAGCATAATGCCGCACGTCTGGATGAGCAGACCATGCAGGAGCTGTCTGTCACGCTGTACAGGCTAGTGCTGATGCTGCGGCGCAGTGAGCCGGGCGACAATCATGCTAACCGTCCGGAGGCCGAAACGGTCCGTAACGAGGCACTGCAAAAGGCCGTCCGCCTGATCAACGAGCATTTTACCGAACCGCTGCTGATTGCCAATCTTGCTGCCGCCGTAGGGTATTCCGTGCAGCATTTCCAGCGCCTGTTCCTGCAGGAATACGGTGTCACTCCGCATAAATATCTGCAGAACCTGCGGCTGCAGCGCGCGCTGCAGATGATTACCGAAAGCCCGCAGCGGCCGGTACAGGATCTCGCACTGAACGTCGGCATGGAGACCAATTATTTTATCCGTGTTTTCCGTAAGACTTACGGTTGTACACCGGGTGTCATGCGCAGCAGGCTTAGTGGTGAGCGGGATATTCCTTTAACGTAG
- a CDS encoding beta-galactosidase encodes MSLKSPAFSSKVPVMLHGADYNPEQWLRYPEVLREDIRLMKLAGCNVMSVGIFSWVSLEPEEGVFTFEWLDNVLNSFAENGIYAFLATPSGARPAWMSEKYPEVLRVERNRVRNLHGFRHNHCYTSPVYREKTALINAKLAERYANHPAVIGWHISNEFGGECHCDLCQNAFREWLKVKYKGSLDELNHAWWATFWSHTYTSWEQIDSPAPHGETQVHGLNLDWRRFVSERTIDFCRHEIDSVRDYNPDLPVTTNMHMIDGIDYRELAKILDVVSWDAYPDWGYTEDGDDARLAAWTAMHHDLFRSFKHKPFLLMESTPSLTNWQSVSKLKRPGMHKLSSLQAVAHGSDSVQYFQWRKSRGSSEKFHGAVLDHSGHGETRVFKDVAEVGQILAGLTEVVGTSTPAETAILYDWDNRWAVKDAQGIRNSGLKYEETVLQHYRALWEQGIAVDLIGSGDDLSRYKLVIAPMLYLISEENGQRIEQYVEQGGTFLATYWSGVVGETDLCHLGGFPGPLRKTLGIWAEETEGLHSRDLNGLVLESGNVLNLSGDYDAHEIAELIHLEGAEALGHYRSDFYAGRPALTVNKLGAGEAYHLATRVKDLSFYVELYAAITAKAGITRTLESDLPVGVTAQLRTDGEHEYIFVQNFSGDVQTVQLDGRGYTDLESGAEAPAELELPVNGLAMLKRKAK; translated from the coding sequence ATGAGTCTCAAATCCCCTGCATTCAGCAGCAAGGTTCCCGTGATGCTGCACGGAGCCGACTATAATCCTGAGCAATGGCTAAGATACCCGGAAGTTCTCCGCGAGGACATCCGGCTAATGAAGCTGGCAGGCTGTAATGTGATGTCTGTTGGTATTTTCTCCTGGGTGTCACTGGAGCCCGAAGAAGGCGTGTTCACGTTCGAGTGGCTGGATAATGTACTGAATTCCTTTGCAGAGAACGGCATCTATGCCTTCCTGGCGACTCCAAGCGGTGCACGTCCGGCCTGGATGTCGGAGAAATATCCTGAGGTACTGCGTGTCGAACGGAACCGTGTCCGCAATCTGCATGGCTTCCGTCATAACCACTGCTACACTTCACCGGTCTACCGGGAAAAGACAGCGTTGATCAACGCCAAGCTGGCCGAGCGTTATGCGAATCATCCGGCGGTCATCGGCTGGCATATTTCCAATGAGTTCGGCGGCGAATGCCACTGTGATCTCTGCCAGAATGCGTTCAGGGAATGGCTGAAGGTCAAATATAAAGGCAGCCTCGATGAGCTTAACCATGCCTGGTGGGCAACCTTCTGGAGCCATACGTACACTTCATGGGAGCAGATTGATTCCCCGGCTCCGCACGGTGAGACTCAGGTACACGGCCTGAACCTTGACTGGCGCCGGTTTGTCAGCGAGCGGACGATTGATTTCTGCCGGCATGAAATTGACTCCGTACGGGACTACAACCCGGATCTGCCGGTTACAACCAATATGCACATGATCGACGGAATTGATTACCGTGAACTGGCCAAAATTCTGGATGTGGTCTCCTGGGATGCCTATCCGGACTGGGGCTACACCGAGGACGGCGACGATGCCCGCCTGGCCGCCTGGACAGCGATGCATCATGATCTGTTCCGCAGCTTCAAACATAAGCCGTTCCTGCTCATGGAGAGCACGCCATCACTGACGAACTGGCAGTCGGTGAGCAAGCTGAAGCGGCCGGGTATGCACAAGCTGTCATCCCTGCAGGCGGTTGCGCATGGTTCAGATTCCGTGCAGTACTTCCAGTGGCGCAAAAGCCGCGGCTCCAGTGAGAAGTTCCACGGTGCCGTACTCGATCACAGCGGTCATGGCGAGACCCGGGTGTTCAAGGATGTGGCCGAAGTGGGTCAGATTCTGGCCGGTTTAACTGAAGTAGTCGGTACTTCGACACCTGCCGAGACGGCCATCCTGTATGACTGGGATAACCGCTGGGCGGTCAAGGATGCCCAGGGTATCCGCAATTCGGGCCTGAAATATGAAGAGACTGTACTGCAGCATTATCGTGCGCTGTGGGAGCAGGGTATTGCGGTCGATTTGATCGGCTCGGGGGATGATCTATCCCGCTATAAGCTGGTAATCGCACCGATGCTCTATCTGATCAGTGAAGAGAACGGGCAGCGGATTGAACAATATGTAGAGCAGGGCGGTACATTCCTGGCTACCTACTGGTCAGGAGTTGTCGGTGAGACCGATCTTTGTCATCTCGGAGGCTTCCCAGGCCCGCTGCGCAAGACACTGGGGATCTGGGCTGAAGAGACCGAAGGGCTGCATAGCCGCGATCTCAATGGTCTGGTGCTGGAAAGCGGGAATGTTCTGAATCTGTCCGGTGACTACGATGCACATGAAATTGCGGAGCTGATTCATCTGGAAGGTGCAGAGGCGCTAGGCCATTACCGCAGCGACTTCTATGCCGGTCGTCCGGCGCTCACGGTGAACAAGCTTGGCGCAGGTGAGGCGTATCATCTGGCTACGCGCGTAAAGGATCTGTCGTTCTACGTGGAGCTATATGCAGCGATTACAGCAAAAGCGGGTATTACCCGTACCCTGGAGTCTGATCTGCCTGTGGGAGTAACTGCACAGCTGCGCACAGACGGCGAGCATGAGTATATTTTCGTGCAGAATTTCAGCGGTGATGTACAGACAGTCCAGCTGGACGGACGCGGTTATACCGATCTGGAATCCGGCGCAGAGGCACCCGCTGAGCTGGAACTGCCGGTCAATGGCCTGGCCATGCTGAAACGCAAAGCGAAGTAA
- a CDS encoding DMT family transporter, translating to MNPFVWLAIAIVSEVCGSSLLKLSNGFKRLFPSLGVLAGLGSAFYFLSLALQSISLGTAYAIWSGVGTALTAMVGVFVYKERMNIKKILGLLLIIGGVITLKLASGGTH from the coding sequence GTGAACCCTTTTGTATGGTTGGCTATTGCCATTGTCTCTGAGGTCTGCGGCAGTTCGCTGCTCAAATTATCCAACGGATTCAAAAGGCTGTTTCCCTCCCTGGGTGTACTGGCGGGTCTGGGGTCAGCCTTCTATTTCTTATCCCTGGCACTCCAGTCGATTTCTCTCGGCACCGCCTATGCCATCTGGTCCGGGGTCGGTACGGCGTTAACGGCAATGGTGGGGGTATTCGTCTACAAAGAGCGGATGAATATCAAAAAAATACTCGGATTGCTGCTGATTATCGGCGGTGTGATTACTTTGAAGCTTGCTTCCGGCGGCACTCATTAA
- a CDS encoding DMT family transporter, whose amino-acid sequence MKSYIYLALAICCEIFGTTMLKLSDGFTNLLPGIGVIMGMGLSFYFLSMSLKVIPLSFAYAVWSGVGTAVTALIGVLIWGDPFTVVSFIGIAAIIGGVVLLNASKHPDKASGDTLIS is encoded by the coding sequence ATGAAAAGTTATATCTACCTGGCGCTGGCCATTTGCTGCGAAATATTCGGTACAACGATGCTTAAATTATCGGATGGCTTTACCAATCTGCTGCCTGGCATAGGCGTGATTATGGGGATGGGTTTATCTTTTTATTTCTTATCGATGAGTCTAAAAGTCATTCCGTTAAGCTTCGCATATGCGGTATGGTCAGGCGTTGGCACCGCAGTCACTGCACTGATCGGGGTGCTCATCTGGGGCGATCCTTTTACGGTCGTATCCTTTATCGGGATTGCCGCAATTATCGGCGGTGTGGTGCTGCTGAATGCGTCTAAACACCCTGATAAAGCCAGTGGCGATACATTAATTTCCTGA